A window of Dorea formicigenerans contains these coding sequences:
- a CDS encoding winged helix-turn-helix domain-containing protein produces MHYKDKNLQIDIRCHTVFMNDQKIELSLKEFTVLKYLTEHPGWVFSHEEIYRNVWKEEPIDCANAVMCCISQLRKKLKVDSRNWNYIRTVRGVGYKFQPLSGE; encoded by the coding sequence TTGCATTACAAAGACAAAAACCTACAGATAGATATTCGCTGTCATACTGTTTTTATGAATGATCAAAAGATTGAATTGAGTCTGAAAGAATTTACGGTACTAAAATATCTAACAGAACATCCTGGCTGGGTATTCTCTCACGAGGAGATTTATCGTAATGTCTGGAAGGAAGAACCGATTGACTGTGCTAATGCGGTTATGTGCTGCATTAGCCAGCTTCGTAAAAAGTTAAAAGTAGATTCACGGAACTGGAATTACATCCGCACCGTCCGAGGTGTGGGCTATAAGTTTCAACCACTCTCAGGGGAGTAA
- a CDS encoding winged helix-turn-helix domain-containing protein has product MAAPFRVKLKSQTFTTYGLIVRKDINFSVKEFDVLYMLYSNPGMAFTKQQIYEAVWHEKANGYFHAVENTIFQIRKKIKKYSSDKNYIKTVVGYGYKFEV; this is encoded by the coding sequence GTGGCAGCTCCTTTCCGGGTAAAGTTAAAGTCGCAGACCTTTACGACCTACGGCTTAATAGTACGAAAAGACATTAACTTTTCTGTAAAAGAATTTGATGTACTTTATATGCTATATTCTAATCCAGGGATGGCTTTTACTAAACAACAGATTTATGAAGCAGTTTGGCATGAAAAAGCAAATGGTTATTTCCACGCCGTGGAAAACACTATTTTTCAAATACGCAAGAAGATAAAAAAGTATTCCAGCGACAAGAATTACATAAAAACAGTAGTTGGATATGGGTATAAATTTGAAGTTTAA